A DNA window from Arachis duranensis cultivar V14167 chromosome 3, aradu.V14167.gnm2.J7QH, whole genome shotgun sequence contains the following coding sequences:
- the LOC107480863 gene encoding tropinone reductase homolog At5g06060 — protein MAEAAQSSKRGTRWSLNGVTALVTGGTRGIGHAIVNDLVGFGAAVHTCSRTESELNKCLQEWRSQGFVVTGSVCDVSLRPQRENLIQEVANTFNGKLNIFVNNVGTNLRKPTTEYSAEEFSELMTVNFESGFHLCQLAYPLLKASGMGSIVFISSVAGVTSLGTGSVYAASKAAINQLTKNLACEWAKDNIRSNCVVPWATRTPLVEYLFKNQQFVEDILSRTPLRRIAKPEEVSSLVAFLCLPAASYITGQVISVDGGLTVYGFQPSMRIT, from the exons ATGGCAGAAGCAGCACAAAGCAGCAAAAGAGGAACTCGATGGTCTCTCAATGGAGTCACAGCTCTTGTCACTGGTGGCACCCGTGGCATCGG GCATGCCATAGTGAATGATCTAGTTGGATTTGGAGCTGCTGTGCACACATGTTCAAGGACCGAATCAGAGTTGAACAAGTGCTTACAAGAATGGAGGAGCCAGGGATTTGTGGTTACTGGCTCCGTTTGTGATGTTTCACTGAGACCCCAGAGAGAGAACCTTATTCAGGAAGTGGCTAACACCTTCAATGGCAAGCTTAACATCTTT GTAAACAATGTTGGAACAAATTTGAGAAAACCAACAACTGAATATAGTGCTGAAGaattttcagagctcatgacaGTTAATTTTGAATCTGGATTCCATCTGTGCCAACTTGCATACCCTCTTCTAAAAGCATCTGGAATGGGAAGCATTGTGTTCATATCATCTGTTGCAGGTGTTACAAGCTTAGGTACTGGATCCGTTTATGCAGCAAGTAAAG CTGCAATCAATCAACTCACAAAAAATCTAGCCTGCGAATGGGCAAAAGACAACATAAGGAGCAACTGTGTTGTACCATGGGCAACCAGAACCCCCCTTGTTGAATAT TTATTTAAGAACCAACAGTTTGTAGAGGATATTCTATCTCGAACTCCGCTTAGGCGCATCGCAAAACCAGAAGAAGTGTCATCATTGGTGGCTTTCCTGTGCTTGCCTGCTGCATCATACATCACTGGACAAGTTATTTCGGTTGATGGTGGATTAACAGTGTATGGGTTCCAACCCAGCATGAGAATTACCTGA